Part of the Labilithrix sp. genome, TGGGCGACCGCCGACGTCACGAAGTTCCAGCGCGCCGCCGACGCGGGCGCCCCGAAGGACGGCGGCGGCGCGGCCCCGACCGCCGCGCCCGATCCGCACGGCGGCGACCCGCACGGCGGCGATCCGCACGGCGGCGATCCGCACGGCCACTGATCGGCGTGCGCCCCACGGTCCACGTCAGCATCGACGTCCCCGATCTCGAGGCCGGGCTCCGCTTCTACGGCGGCGTCTTCGGCTTCGTCGAGACGGCGCGCCCGTTCCCGACGATGGCGATCCTCGACGCGAACAACGCCACCGTCTGCATGCACGCGAAGGCGGCGGGATCGAAGCCGGCGCCGGCCGGCGACGACGTCCGCCGCTACGAGCGCCACTGGACGCCGGTCCACCTCGACCTCCACGTCGAGGACTTCGACGCCTCGCTCGCGCGCGTCGGCGCGGAGGGCGGCTCGATCGAGGCGGAGTACCGAGACATGGGCCCGCGCCCGGTCGCGTTCTGCAGCGACCCGTTCGGCAACGGCTTCTGCATCCTCGGCCCGAAGCGCGCCTGACCGCTACAGCGGCGGGAGACCGGCGGCGCCCGCGGCCGTCGGCCGACTTGCGTTCGGACGGCGTGCGCGCGAGCGTCGACGCGTGACCACGAAGGAACAGCTCGCCGCCGTCTTGCAGCGGCTGGAGGCGGGCGAGGACGCGGCGCTCGCCGAGACTGCGGACGAGGCGCTGCGGAGCGTGCTCGCGTCGAGTCGGACCGCGGTGCAGCTCGGCGGCGCGATCGCGCTCGCGCGGCGCGCCGAGATCTCCGCCGACCTCACGATCGCGAGCGCGGCGGCCGCGTGGCTGCAGTCGCGCGCCGCGGGCGGCTTGCGCTATGCGAGCGGTCCGGCGCTCGCCGCGGCGGGCGCGCTCTGGCGCCGTCGCGTCGCGGGCACGCACGCGGTCGCGCTGGCACGTGCCGGCGAGCGCGTCGCGATCGCGGCGCGGGGCGGGGACGCGCACGCGGCGCGGGGCGGGGACGCGCACGCGGCGCGGGGCGGGGACGCGATCGAGTGGAGCGATCTCGCCACCGGTGAGCCGCGCTCGCGCCTCGTGCTCGACGGTACGCCGCGACGTCTCGCGATCGCGCCGGACGGCTCGCGTGTCGCCGTCGGCACGAACGTCGACGGCGGGATCGCGGTGTGGGACCTCGCCGCTCCCGCGTCGCGCGTCGTGATCCCGAGCCTTCGCAGCACCGAGTGGCTCGCGCTGATCGACGCGGACACGCTCCTCTGCATCGACGGCGAGCTGTCGTGCTGGGAGCTGCGACCGACGCCGCGCCGCCGCTGGACGATCGGCGATGCGTACGCGCCGCGCGAGCCGTACCTCCGTCATGCGTTCCTCACCGGCGACGGCGTCGCGGTGCTGCGCGTCGACGATCGCGGCGGCGCTCGGATCGACGTGCACGCCCTCGAAGACGGCGCGTGCATCCGCGGCGTCGCGCTCGAGCATGTGTTTCCGGTCGTCGATCTCGAGGGCTCGCTGGCGCCGTCGCCCGATCGCCGGCGTTGCGCGTGGAGCCATGCCTACGGCGACGGCAGCGTCGCGATCGTCGCGCTGGGCGACGGCCGCACCGTCGCGATCGCGCCGGGCGACGGCCGCGCGGTCACCGCGCTGGCGTGGCTCGACGACGCGCGTCTCGTCGCCGGCACGATCGACGGGCGGCTCCGCTCGATCGACGCAGAGAGCGGCGCCGCGCTCGGCACGATCGCAGCCCACGGCGCCGCGATCGCCGGCGTCGTGGGAGACGGGGACGCGATCGTCTCCGTCGACGCGGCCGGCTCGCTCGCGCGTCACGCGCTCGCGTCCTTCGCACCGGGCACGGGGCTCGCGAGACTCGAGGCGCCGGTGCGCGCGGTCGGCGCGACGCCGAGCGGGCTCGTGTGGATCGGCGACGGAGAGCTGGTCGGGACCGACGCCGGCGGCCACCGGCGCTGGACGTGCGCGCGACCGCGCGGCGACGTCGTCGCGATCGTCCATGACGGCGCGACCGTGGCCGTCGCCACGACGTGGCGTCCGTCGCCGAACGCCATCGCGCAGGAGAGCGCGATCGCCCGCGTCGCGATCGCCGGCGGCGGGGCGCGCGAGGAAGTGCGGCTCGACGGTGCGGTCCGGAAGCTCGTCGCGGCGGGCGAGGGCGCGTTCCTCGCGGCGGTGGATCCGAACAGCCCCTTGCCCGACGACGCGCGACCGCTCGTGCATCTTCCGGCCGAGGGCGCGCCGTCGATTCACCGCGCGTGGGGGTCGGGGCTCGTCGAGGCGATGTCGCTCGCGCCGCCGCCGGCTCGCTGCTGCGTCGGGCTCTCCGACGGGCGCATCGTGGTGATCGGCGAGGCGTTCGATGCGCCCGCGCGCGCGTGGAAGGCCCACGGAGCCGCGGTCGTCGCGTTGCATCCGATCGGCGAAGAGCTCTTGTCGGTGGGGCTCGACGGCGCCGCGACGATCTGGGACCCGCGCACCGGCGCGCGGCGGCGCGGCTTCTCGTTCACGAGACACCCCAAGCGGCGCGAGGGACCGGTCGTGAGCGCGCTGCTCGGTGGCGGCAGCGCGGCGGCGCTGTCGTTCTGGCTACCGCAGGTGGAGCTCTTCGACCTGGAGCGCGCGGAGCTCCGCGCGCGCGTCGAGCTCCCCGGCGTCGCGCGCGTGCTGTCCGCGCCCACCGGCGCGGACTGGTTTGCGGTCGCGTGCGAAGGAGGCGTCGTGCTCGCGTTCGACGCGGCCGGCGGGCGTCTCGGCGTCTGGGACGTCGGCGGCGTCATCCGCCAGCTCGCCTGCGTCGGCGATCGCCACCTCTTCCTCCGCACCGCCGCAGGTCACCTCCACGGCCTCGTGCTCGAGTCCGCGCTGCACCAAGAATGAGCGCGCCCTGCGCCTCGAATCGCGCTCTGCCCATTTCACCGGTGCTTGCAGGCGGTGTGGGGCTCGTCGGCGGCTCGAATTCGCGATCGTGCGGGCCTTCGTGCGTTGCTCGGGTCTACGCCCTCCGTGACACGAATCGTCGCGAAGGTAGTACTTATTGATCTTGAATTTCATTATCAATAGTGTCAGTCCGCGATGGCGACCGACGCGTGCGGGCACGGCGAAGGCGAGGGGGTGGAGAACACCGCTCGCGTCGACGTCCGGTGGCGGGAGCTGACCGAGGCGGCGAACGCGGCGTTCGCGCGC contains:
- a CDS encoding VOC family protein, with the translated sequence MRPTVHVSIDVPDLEAGLRFYGGVFGFVETARPFPTMAILDANNATVCMHAKAAGSKPAPAGDDVRRYERHWTPVHLDLHVEDFDASLARVGAEGGSIEAEYRDMGPRPVAFCSDPFGNGFCILGPKRA